A window of Magallana gigas chromosome 8, xbMagGiga1.1, whole genome shotgun sequence genomic DNA:
TTTGCTATCGTAGGAATAATTTGATCAAAGCAACAACAGGACTAAAGAAATGTAGGTCAAAGAGATTGACTGATTATTCTAATAGTTAAGCAATAAGATTGATTTTTTGTATTCGTGTTACATCATCTTAATAAATAGTTGTCTTGTTTTGATATTGTATGAATCGATGATTATATGATTGTCTTAATAGACAGTATTCTTTATGTGAATAGAAAAACACTTCAATGGACAGCAACACATTTTTGACAATTATCTGCAACAATACCAATACTTGGACAAATAACCTTTAAAAGGGCAGAAATGACCTCACAGTCCACGTAACTGATAATTTTTGTGGTTGATTTTACAAACCATTCATCTCAAACTAGGTCATTGTTTCTTTTTACTGACTCTAGTGTGTCATATTCTAATTGTATTGGAACAACCAAAGATGGGAATCATTTCCCTTGTCATAGAcgtaacaaaaataatttaccGAGAATAAAAACTGCAAAGACAGGGAAAAGTACATAACTATCGACTGAATATAACAATCACAGCGATGAAATATCACAGTAAAGAACTTAAAACTTATAATAGTACTTACCTGGTATTACAGATAGTCCTTTCCGAAGTATAAGCAGAAACACAAATACCTGAAACAACAGTCATTCATTGTTAGAATTAATGACATTCAGAAAAACCACACAAAATTTATAACCTATTTATAGACGGActgtgacctattgcaattcaAATAAGTGTATATTTCCCGGATAATTGTATTCTCTAGCGCATTGCAACGTCTTTTTTGTATCTTAAGGAATCTTCCTTCAGTTTAAAAGCACCTGTTTTTTCAGTTGTTAAGTGATACAGAGAAAAACGATGTTGACAATTCCGACTTGCCATATGCATCTAATCGATCTTTTGACTTGTGATCTTTAACCGTTgagataaaacatttttctgtatTAAACAAATACACATTTGTAACCcctcttttatttgtttttgtcctGGATCAGTTCATTTGTAATTTTCCAAATGACATGTACaggtcacccccccccccccacacacacacacacgcacagaAACACTGACAcatttgacattgtttacaaatattgccGGATTTCCATGACTTCAGTTTGACGATAAGTTGTGTTTTTCTGCCACCTTTATAGGGCAACAAAAGAATTATTGTATCTTATTATACATTTCCTGAGACGAGCGCCTATATAATCATGTAAGCTCACTATTACACTATTACACtaataaactgttaaaaaacaaaaataaaaggtTCTTGTTTGATCAATGTTTAATTTGGTAATCAAAATTCAGAATTTGTTTTGGATCTTTTAATGAAGACctagaaaaatgaaatatataaaagtatcgaatattaacaaatatttatttatattcattataataCAATTCTGGTAGGGGTTTATAGTCTTGATCGCAAAGGAAATTGCCTCGCACGACTTCTACATATAACTCATTTGCAAGACCAGTAGAATCCATAGTATTCTGATGTCCCTGAAAACCATACAAGCAGGGCTGCCAAATTTACGGGGCTAAAATGCTTCTTCATTCAAATAGCCACCTCGTCTCATGTGTATAAAAACAGTATAAACAgcgtttttaaaacatttaacgacactttttttgtttataaatgacaAGCAAAAAGGGCAATGTTATTGGTTAAAATTAATTGCTCCATGATCATTATACAGTTATATagacaaagaaagacaacttgtTCTCTTTAAAAAGACTTCATGAGAAGGACTGGTTgcaatttttaaaggaaaaacacCACTagggttttaattttaaatggaaCATTATTCTTTTTGCAGATAACATGGCAAAAAACTAAGGGTAcatttcaagtttttatttttgtaacagcaatattttggattttataaattatagcctgaaaaatgcattaaaagattatgaaactttttattcaaacaGAAAAGAATCATTTCAAAATAACACTTAATACTTACATACCAGAGACataaaccatttttttaaattaataattgaaaCTTAAGACGCGTCTTTCCTTAAATGAAGAAACCAACATTGTACTTACGGCAGTAATCAATCGCAAATTCTCCGGCCTTTCCGGCACAGCTCGAAAAAACCCCACCTCAAATGTATTAATATTACTGGttgttaaaatttcatacaAAATGGAGTAGCTTTCCATTAAACAGTAGCTGCTCTGTATGACGCTTCTGTGGTAAActttagggtatatcattgactttaatgaagtctagctcacatctcaaaagatttttaaagatgttgtATCTATAtcaaaacgaaaacaatttgttaaaatctGAAAACTAAAGCTAAGTTTAATGAAACTTGTCATCGCgcatttgtttaatttcaatattgcactttttaaaaaaaacgggTTCTTGCATAAAGCGAAGTTCGTAATCAAACTCAGTATCGAAACATGATGCTAAGCTgggtaaataaaatgaatgcgTAAAGAAAATAATAGTACATAGAAGTGTATTTGGTATCTTTGTATTTTACTGACTTTATATTTCATGTCAGCTAATCATACAAGATCAAATACTATTAAGTTTATTTGCTGAAGTAAAAAGCATaccaaatttaaataattcgtATCAAATTCAGGGACTGAAATAGTCAAGACCACAATTAATCAACATCCTTTCTATAtgattgataaataaaatattgaataacacTATATATAAATACTCTGCACTTAGGTTTTCattatgtatattaaaaaaaaaatattgattagggaatatttttttaaattatattactaATGAAGTGTAGAAATCTATTATGCTGTTAAATCAAATCTTCATCTTTCAACAATTATCGATTATTCAGTCACATATCTTTCCATTTCTGAAAGTAATCTATAATGAGTAAAAGTGCCAATggacattttattttagaataacatgacaacatatatatatatatatatatatatatatatatatatatatatatatatatatatatataaacaaatccatttgaaaattttcaaatcggTCAATATTTCGTTTACAGTTTATAAAatcttgaaatcttttttttccaagtgataatttttcaatttttagctaaaatatttttaatgtcaaaacGTCCGGTAAGTGACTATTTTTAAACTTGGATCTATTACACAATGTAATCAATACTGTCATGGAATAGAAACATGCGCTGTGGTATGCGTTTCTTTATCCACAGTTATTTCCGAATATAATATGCATGCACACTTATGTATAAACACAAGGTATACAAATGTATCCCCgtgaaagaaatacattttattacatttacatataactATTCCAAGCAATATTTTATTAAGCTCATGATCTATTTCCAGAATTATTCGAAAAAGAAAACCCACACTTGTTAAACTGAGTAAAGAGTTTATTAATGatataactttaaatattacacaataaaacaattttacatttcaaaGAACAAGCAAAAcgaaaaaagaggaaaataggTATAAAAATCATTATTCTACTGTATTGAAATCTGGCCAAATTTATAGAAACCGGTTAACCAAGCGGATTTCAAACAGttctttgtataaaaatttgTCCATAAAAATATTAGAGATTTAAATGTACtgcataaaaatcaaatttggtcAGTGCGTTAAATGTTTACTTGACATCAACATGCATAATCTCAAGGTTGGAataaaccaaaattaaaataaacaaagttatcTTTCCTGACAAAGGACGCCATTTTGTTCCGTTTATTGTGtttctaaaattgatattatgacATTGCTTTTCGTCTCTTAAAGTGcgtttccaaaaaaaatcactttttcagaattttttaaccACTTaagaaatatgtataaaaatgtttttgattctAATAATTAACATGTGATCAAACAACcgtcaataaataaaaacagtCATATTGTGTGAAGcatgaaaattataataattttaaaaaaatctatgttTCGAGCATTCACaagttattgaaaatataaaaaaaaaaggcaagcAAGCATTTCCATCTACTTTTAAatccaaataatttaaaacaggCAGTTATAAAAATTCGCCCAATTAACCGGTATTTTTTTGCCATTCCAATACACTTTATAAACAACAAAAGAGGTATATCTGTATGGTTTAGACCGTAaagctttaaaacaaaataagagGTAGAGAGTAAGTACACAATGATCATGCACATTCAGCAATGCACAAGGTGAGtatatatgacgtcataataaataCTGCTGACAAAATTATGTAAGCTTTTCACAACATGTccctaattaaaaaaaatatggtgtCTTGAAACGACATTTCCAAACCAACCCCACCCCTCCCTCctaaaaatttgatttcagatcaatttttatttatttttagaaagacTGTATGGTCATGGTCATGATAAGACATATGAATCTCTCTAGAAAGAAGAGCGCTGTATTAAAATCTAGGAAAACACTCCAAATCTTTAAGCTAAATTAGGACATTTTTCTGTATTGCTGAGTATTTTATAGCttaaaattaagataaatttgttgaccacccgtGGTTAATGATGACTTCTATTATAAGCTAAATTTTATCAAGCTGATATTAAGGTCGATTCTCCATTTCAACTACTTTAATTTCTATAACAGTTTTTTCAGACAGCCAATAAGTGAAGGCTCAGAATTTCGGGGGGCATCATGATAAGATTATAAAATCGCCAAAAGATAATACATCTTTAAAGATGGCATGGACCCCATAAAATGTGGATATACTAATCTTGAAGTCTACAACATTGAATCACAAACTGTATATTACATAAAATGTCattgtttctttctttcattttcattgatatcaataaCATCAGTTTCGTCCTTTTGAAAAGCTCTATTTTGATAGTGTTGTGTTCCGTTCAAATGAATATCTGTCAACTGAACATGACCATTCATTTTCCCATTTTGGATTTGGATTCCATTTTTCTTTTCCTCATTTTCTATCATATCGGCAACTATCCTGCTTAGTCCGTCTTCCATCTTCGTTTTGTGCAAGTTTTCGAAGTCCACAAAATTATTGTCGTCGTGTTTAATGTACAACTCGTGGTTTTCGATATCAGGGAGGGCATTCAATAAACGTCTGATAAAACCCTTCTCACTCACTTTAAGAGAAACGTGTGTCTTCACGTAAGCTCGTACCTCCTCCCCCATTGTTTCCACATTCACATCATCACCTAGAACCACAATGAGGTGATTACATTTTTCTCGCATTGACTTTTCACTGGCGGATCTGAAAGTAAAAACTGACCACTCATTATCTAACTGTTCTCCAGAAAGAAGAAATATGGTATGTAAACAGTTGTCAATCGCTTTTAGGACATTTTCCTCTTTTGGTGCTCCAGGAATAAAGTCCCTATCTGGTAGGCATAGTGTAAACCCATTGTCTTCTATAATTGGTCTCAGTTCGTTCATGACGTACCCCATATCGCTTTCGCAATACGACAGGAAAGCATGTCTTTCATACATCTCCGCGTCCGTGACATCGTTCCCATACATGTTCTGAATAAGATATTTTAAGTCAGGTAGACTTTTGACTCTCATGTCGTCGCCAGTTATTTGTGGCATGCAGTATAAAAGTTTTTCTTGAAAGAAACTTTGATTAGCATCAATGTAACGACCTCTTTTGATATATTGCTGCAAATCTTTGTCtggaatttcttttaaattcacATCGTATGACACAACAATGGCGTAGTTAGTTTTAAGAGCTTTAATCTTTTCTTGGGTCTCATTCCATGCAATTTTTAAGATGTCGTCGTTTATGAATTCCTTTGAGAGCACGATTACTATTCTTTTACTATGTTTCACCAACGTGGCAATATTTTCTTGGTATGAAAATCCTGCTACAAAATCTCGCATCATTTCGCAAACTAAATAATGAGCACTACTGAATTCCAaatattcaacaacattttccATTACCCATTTCGTCGCTGCTGGTGAATGTACCACTAGTACATCTACAATTTCTTTACAGTCCTTATCCTGATCAAAGGGGTGAAATCCAAGGTATATATAAAGTAGGACCTTGATTTCAAGCCTATAAATGTACATCAGGCAAATGGTTATAATCATCAAGACTAAAACAACAGATGCAATCACACTTGGAACAAGAACCTTATTATAAGAATCAAAGTTTTCCAGGCATACAAACTCGTTGTCTGGTACACTTAGAAATTGTCTTCCATTTTCGTGTTCTTTATCAACGTTACACGTAACTTTTTGCGAATTAATGGTTATATTTGGTTTATTTAACATCCAATGTTTCAACCAAACCGTATTGCAATCACATTTAAAGGGATTATCTTCTATATTAAGTTTTCCTGAGAAATAGTCCTGGATTTCAGAAGGCAAAGAtaccaaaaaattaaagttcaaAAATAGTTCCTGAAGGTTTTTCAATTGACGGAACACACTAGACTCAATTTGTGCAAGACTATTATGAGACAAATAAAATGAACGAATGTGGTTGAGGTATATTCTATTACTTAATGTTGTTATGTTGTTTTGATGAAACCAGAGGTCCAAGCTACCAGAAGGTAACATTTTAGGTAAAGAGCGAAACCCTCTATTACGACAGTCTACGATGGTTATATTGCTGAGAGATCTTTCATAACATGAGCAGTTGAATGGGCAAAGTGGTATATTTTTCTCGCAATATGTGTCCTTTTCGGGGACTTCTAGTAAACTGTGGCTTTCAAACTCAGCTGGCCATTGGCATTTCCAATCGAAGCTTTTATCAGCTTCAAGAATATtgtcttttattaaaaagttcaATACTTTTGAAATTTGGTTAATTCTGCAATCACAGCGAAGAGGATTGTCTtccaaaataaatttgaaagttttaaacACCAGAAGAAGATTTTGGTGCAGTTGTtcaatttcttttgattttatcTCGTTAACCTCATAGTTTGGTATTTCCAAATTGTCAATTTTGCTTCCAGTTAAATCCAAGATAACTGAGTGTTTATCGTCGATTGGCTGTCTGACAACGAAATTTTGGTTTTCTACTGTTGTTTCGTTATTTACTCCATCTTGAATCGGATTTCTTGTAAAGTCTAAAATTGTTTGagtaaagtttttaaatttcgcATTTGTGTttttcaaacttattttttctaataattgaagTGAGAACACAACCTCTGGGACCTCGGAGAACCCATTACCGTCAAGAATAAGCTTCTTAAATTCTATAGAGCGACTTGGGAAAACGTTTGCATGTATTGCCGCAATTTTATTATATTCCAAATGAAGTTCCCGTAAGAGCCTCAAATGAGAAAAAGTGTTTTGTTCAATGTTGCTTATTTTGTTTCCGGAAAAGTCCAAGTACACCAAATTCAAATTATCAGAAAAATGATCGGATGACAGATAACTGATAtggttgtttttaaaatcaagatgtCGAAGTTCATTTAAGCCTTTAAAAGAGTCTGTTGGAACATGTACCAACTCATTAAAACTTAGATCCAAATACTGAAACCCTCTAAGATTTCTAAAGGTATCATTACTGATAGTATGAAGTCTATTTCTGGATAAGTCGAGTTTATGTAGAAATCCTCTGAAAGTGTGGTTGGAAAGATCCGTAATTTGGTTTTTGCTTAGTGACATTGTTTTCATATGCATGTCATTAGGTACTTGAATGTGAAAAATTTCAGCGAATTCATAGTGTTCTGTATCGGTTCTGGACATGTTGAAACTTAAATGCAACCAAACATCACTCCATGGAAAATCTGGAGGTTGCATCAGGTCGGAGTTTTCAATGGAGAGGACTTGTAATCTCGGAAACATACTGGGTAACTGAGAGAGATACTGCTTCATTGGGAACTTTACAAAGTTAATTTCTTTCATGTAAGGAAAGGTGGTGTTGCAATAAAAAAGCTCCTTGATAGATTTGACTGAGTTTGTTAAATTTTTAGGCATATACGTGATACCTTCTAGGGTATTCCACACTTTACAGCTATTTCTATGAATTGGTTCTCCGTCACAgtatttcatatctaatgatGGATATTTTGTGTAGAAGTTGACCATAAATATCTTGAATCGGTTTTGAATCGGATACAGTTGCTCCTGGGATATTGTACAATCCTTAATCTGTATATATGACATCACATTTGGTAAAAATGGCCTGTGGTCGTCAGTAAAATATACTTCAACATCTTTATGACACAAGAACACTAGTACTGCATAAACAGGTTTGGTGTCAAAGTTGAAGGCGTCGATAAATTCTTTCGTATCCACATAACACCTGGAATCAGTGTAGGGTTCCatgagaaataaaaataatccgAACATTTTGGTTTCCATAGTTTCATTGAGATAGTGCATGGTATTTGGTGCTGGCTGTTCACgtaagtaaaattcacattTAGGAATTCTACAGTTGGTTACGTTTTGAAGATAAACCACCGAAAACAGACTACAAACGCACATAACTCGTAACAGTATTGGCTCCattgtgaaaaaatgattgtagtctgtcttatttttttgttacttttttttgttACCGCTTCTACATCTTTTGTTTGTTACTTTGCATGTTCTCTAACCGAACAAAGATTGATGCACTTTTTCATGATGGAAACGatcacatatttctttttcccaATCAAGATATTGTTCTTTCACAACGATGGTGTATCCAGTAATTTATATCAATCTGTGAACAAAAAATGATGTTGTAAATACAACTGTTTTCATCATACCGATCTAAAACTGAATGTGGTTTTGATCTAGTTACGCTTATAGTATAGCACAACTTAATTGCACACCTATGCAAATTTATGTATACACATTTTTCATGATGGAAATAAATCTCTTTGCTGCTGTCTCATTTGTGGACCTAATTAGGAAAcctaaattaatgaaaatatgcaaCAGAATTACCTccaaactttttacatttcagaatcttaaaaatactattttttttaataaacagatAATAAAAAACCTAAATGGGTAAAAACATACTTAGTTCAACAAATAAATGTATAGGTAGTATACTTAATCaaacaatgaaattaatatCCTATAATATACTCAAGAAGATAACATTTAAATGTAATCATTACAAGTATTATTCTAAAGTATAAGAACTTGGAGTTCTCTTCCAATACAACCTTAATTTCTAGTAAGAATAGTAAGAATGTTTATCATACTTCTGAATGCACTGAAAAAAAACCTGGTTCCTCAATGAGAAGTTACCGCAGTATGTCAATGTGTAGTCAGTCGAAGGCTTTTTATGTTTAGAGGTTCAAATGACTATAACGCGAGTTTATctttatccaaaaatatatgatatttgtGTTCCAGTGAGTAAGTTTTGATTGACAGTGCCACTACGTTTATATTTTCTGGGAACCACAAGAGATCCTTATTCATGTAGTTGATagattaatttttctttgccAGTCGACATACTGATTTATCACTTCAAACTCTAAAATGACCTGAATTTAATTGAAACGATGATAAACAACCCTTTCTATTTCTGTCACATTTTATTGTGATTGTCCATGCAAACGAGGGGAAAACAAGATTTAATCAcaattattgatatatattaCTACAACGTGCATGGATGTTTTATTGCAACCTACCATCTTTCTctatttcatttgtttattatgaATGATTTGGGGGGTTCTTACTTTTCTTATATAATTTCCTGATAAACATCTGTGTATTACCATAattattaaacatattaaaacacAATATGAAATGCGCATTAGAAATAGAAGATATTTGATCTTACCTTGGCAAGTGAATGCTTGAGTAGTCCTTAGCTAGCTACAAAAGTCTATTCGTCCcagtgtattattttttcacgtTCACCTCCGTCAAAACGAACACAGTGCAATGATTAATAACTATTCCAGCGAAGAACACGGAAATCTTTAGTCTACCTGAACAGGTGAGTGGCTCAGGTAAACACAAGAGGCAGCCAAGCTCTACCTACATATGTTACGTTTGGATGACCAAGCCATGTTGGCTGACAGACCAAATTGATTCTGTGTAATCaagctaatttttttaaatattaagtttttttttttatttaatgccaAACTTGTCTCTTTGCTCGCAGAAACGTTAAAAATGGTGCAGGGTTTTTTTCCCCTATCGTTAATCTATTCAGTTTTAAGCTGTGTCTTTATTGAAGGACCCCGACGTAAATGCTTAAATTGGGCTTCCGTGGTCGTTTACTtcaacagaaataaatattcattcatttaatGAGGGTTTTTATTACTATAATTAGAATCAGAGGAGTTTTACGCACACGTTGTTTCTGCGTTTTTGacataacataaaaataatcatgaagaaaaaaaaataaaggtcaaGGGTTCAAATAGCATCAAATGATTAAGTTCGAGTTATCTAGGCAACGAGGCATAATGGTTTGAAGATTAAGATTTGTTTAAGTTTAGTATATGCTTTAATTATGTTTTGATACACTTGTCAATGCTAAAATGATGCTCAAATGACGTTTAATGGTGTTTGTTTAAGTATCCGGGGATAATTATTCTTGCCAAAGTACATGCCATATATTGCGATAATTCTTGATAATCCCTATCTATACATATTATGATGTACAAATTTACCACGAAACACACTAAACAATTTACAAtgttatgtttatttaaaacattgatgTTGATGTTTATATGTTTTGAACATGTCGAACCTTGCTGaataaaattcacattgttACTTCTCTGTAAGTAGGACTTTTGTAACTTCTCTGTAAGTAGGACTTTTGTAACTTCTCTGTAAGTAGGACTTTTGTAACTTCTCTGTAAGTAGGACTTTTGTAACTTTTCTGTAAGTAGGACTTTGTAACTTTTCTGTTTTCTTTGCCTTCGCAATACAACGCCAAACATAAATTTGATGTGGCTttgaatcaatatttaataaacttAAACTTACAACCAAAAATGAGTAGGATAATGGATGGTTATGgctatgcatgtatatttgtttgaaTAAAAGCAAGTTGGTCATGAAAAAAAGGTAACAATTTTAACTTCGTGCAATATTGGTTTTCATCGATAATTAAGATCATGtcattttaattgtacatgttaaAGCCCAACTTTACCGATAATTGTGGGTAAATATCGGCACAAAGTAATTGCGCATTGAAATTCAACTGAGCACGTCAATTTTAgtacaaatattataatattcttTGATTATTTGGAACTCAGTTAATTCGTACGCACAGTATCTTGTTAGCAaaattatagatatatatgCAATATGGTGTTTGAACAATTCAATTCTTTACAACCAGAACTCTTTGGAATCTTAGTCTATAAGTTTCAAATGACTACATAAGTGCTAAACGTAGTTATGTCTAATTAATGTCCTTTTTTAAAAGTGCATAGCGTGCCGTATACAGTGCTTATTGCCAGCGATACAAATTACCGTTACATAAATAATGTCGCTTCGTTTCCTGTCCAACATGATCTATACACACACGTACCGGGATTAGACTCTGACCAATATCGTAGTGAAAAcaaaagatagatagatagatagatagatagatagatagatagatagatagatagatagatagatagatagatagatagatagatagatagatattaacatcctccacgaattaataaattagggtaataaagtcatatttcctctgtaggtttaagagaatacacgaaattacgttcCCACGAACCTGAAAATTTTtagcaatccacgaaaaatggcccccacgaaaattaatgattccacaatagatagatagaaagatagatagatagatagatagatagatagatagatagatagatagatagatagatagatagatagatagatagtttCACTGTTACAgtttataattgttttgtacTGGGCGTATTTTGGGGAAATGTTTGAATGAATGATCAACAAGCCTGCATTGTATTATAAAACATTCTGTGAATATTTACAAATGAGGGATTGATATTCTCGAAAATCTATGAAATTTAAACCACAACAAATTCTAAGCAATCCTTAAAATGCCCATGTTCTCGTTAGAAAACCAAACACATCCGACTGGTTTGCTAGTTTGAGTAGAGTAGCTCGCAATGCAGTATATAATTCATTATCTTAATGGTTAGCttctaatttgttgatattgGCCTTACAGTATACATCATAACATTATCAATTCAAGCTTAGCCTATCAAGTTAACCTTTTTACAGTGCATATAGCGTGTATAATTATGGCGTTTATTATCAAGACTATAAAAAGGGTCTacaaaagttttctttttaattataaaatgtttatctATAAAGACATAAATGTCACACTCCCTCAGAATATCTGCACCTTAGTGTTGTGTAATAGACTTACGTCAGTCCATTGTCCCGCATGGCAGAGTGATtatcattaatttgtttttctgcaggtgttttcatgaaaatatgCTTATTACTGTTTTTCAACAGTTCCTTATTTATGAAGAAGGGTGGTCATTTAGCCTTTTGCTATTAATCGTCCTGACTTAAGATGGTAAATGGCAGTTTCAAGTCTGCTGTTTAAAAGAAGAAGCTGTTTTAAGAAATGTGTCTAGGTACATGTGTCGCTTGAAGGGTCATTTATCTATAATAGATTACCAAAGAAAGAGTAAAGTAACCATAAAGTTACCAAACAAAGACGATATTAGAGAGAATTATCTCAATTTTATGGAAagattaattttctttcaaagttGTGCAGAGTCAATAACCGAAATTATTCGTCAGAcgattatattaattaaaaggaGGGGTGAGAAATATACGGCAGAGATGCTATCATGGATcaaaaataacatatttgcaTTTTTGTATCGATGATCTTGCACTATAAATGAGTAGGTAACATCCCTGTGtagatatataaacatgttgttTACCTCAAACTATACCCAAAGCCTAAGGACTCTGCAAATAGTGCTTTACAAAACAAGATAAGGTATGCCAGTTGTATTGGCAGTACTGGAGATCTCGTATTGAATTTGTTGCTACAGCTAATTGTTCGGAATGCACGagttttgttaattttcaaaactgatGATAAGATTAT
This region includes:
- the LOC105344170 gene encoding toll-like receptor 2 isoform X2, which produces MEPILLRVMCVCSLFSVVYLQNVTNCRIPKCEFYLREQPAPNTMHYLNETMETKMFGLFLFLMEPYTDSRCYVDTKEFIDAFNFDTKPVYAVLVFLCHKDVEVYFTDDHRPFLPNVMSYIQIKDCTISQEQLYPIQNRFKIFMVNFYTKYPSLDMKYCDGEPIHRNSCKVWNTLEGITYMPKNLTNSVKSIKELFYCNTTFPYMKEINFVKFPMKQYLSQLPSMFPRLQVLSIENSDLMQPPDFPWSDVWLHLSFNMSRTDTEHYEFAEIFHIQVPNDMHMKTMSLSKNQITDLSNHTFRGFLHKLDLSRNRLHTISNDTFRNLRGFQYLDLSFNELVHVPTDSFKGLNELRHLDFKNNHISYLSSDHFSDNLNLVYLDFSGNKISNIEQNTFSHLRLLRELHLEYNKIAAIHANVFPSRSIEFKKLILDGNGFSEVPEVVFSLQLLEKISLKNTNAKFKNFTQTILDFTRNPIQDGVNNETTVENQNFVVRQPIDDKHSVILDLTGSKIDNLEIPNYEVNEIKSKEIEQLHQNLLLVFKTFKFILEDNPLRCDCRINQISKVLNFLIKDNILEADKSFDWKCQWPAEFESHSLLEVPEKDTYCEKNIPLCPFNCSCYERSLSNITIVDCRNRGFRSLPKMLPSGSLDLWFHQNNITTLSNRIYLNHIRSFYLSHNSLAQIESSVFRQLKNLQELFLNFNFLVSLPSEIQDYFSGKLNIEDNPFKCDCNTVWLKHWMLNKPNITINSQKVTCNVDKEHENGRQFLSVPDNEFVCLENFDSYNKVLVPSVIASVVLVLMIITICLMYIYRLEIKVLLYIYLGFHPFDQDKDCKEIVDVLVVHSPAATKWVMENVVEYLEFSSAHYLVCEMMRDFVAGFSYQENIATLVKHSKRIVIVLSKEFINDDILKIAWNETQEKIKALKTNYAIVVSYDVNLKEIPDKDLQQYIKRGRYIDANQSFFQEKLLYCMPQITGDDMRVKSLPDLKYLIQNMYGNDVTDAEMYERHAFLSYCESDMGYVMNELRPIIEDNGFTLCLPDRDFIPGAPKEENVLKAIDNCLHTIFLLSGEQLDNEWSVFTFRSASEKSMREKCNHLIVVLGDDVNVETMGEEVRAYVKTHVSLKVSEKGFIRRLLNALPDIENHELYIKHDDNNFVDFENLHKTKMEDGLSRIVADMIENEEKKNGIQIQNGKMNGHVQLTDIHLNGTQHYQNRAFQKDETDVIDINENERKKQ